A region of Haloplanus sp. XH21 DNA encodes the following proteins:
- a CDS encoding type IV pilin, with product MTSSIGVILLVALAVLLATVAGAYVLSSIDELEQDEPRAMFSLNAEGTTVEISHTGGDAIDGTQLYVTSASRGSLGNYAGTDGQSCQRTLPEVDLGTDCHVPNAANETLYVIWRGSGRGTVLARWPGTGPVTPTATATPAPPAMPATSTATPTATGAPTETATPTATPTPSNQPPVAAFTASRRGRSSNVDLDASAASDPDGTIVSYEWYVGSDGAVDYTGDAVSEANVPSGTAVTLVVTDDDSATASETKTVT from the coding sequence GTGACATCCTCCATCGGCGTGATCCTGCTGGTCGCGCTGGCCGTGCTTCTGGCGACCGTTGCCGGCGCGTACGTTCTCAGCTCCATCGACGAACTCGAACAGGACGAACCGCGGGCGATGTTTTCGCTCAACGCAGAGGGGACGACGGTAGAAATCAGCCACACCGGGGGCGATGCGATCGATGGGACCCAGTTGTACGTCACGTCGGCGTCACGGGGATCGCTTGGCAACTACGCCGGGACGGATGGACAGTCCTGTCAGCGCACGCTGCCCGAGGTGGATCTGGGGACGGACTGTCACGTGCCCAATGCGGCCAACGAGACGCTCTACGTGATCTGGCGTGGCTCGGGCCGAGGCACCGTACTCGCCCGATGGCCGGGAACCGGGCCGGTGACGCCGACGGCGACGGCGACGCCAGCGCCACCCGCGATGCCGGCCACGTCGACCGCAACGCCGACGGCGACGGGGGCGCCAACGGAGACCGCAACGCCGACGGCGACACCGACCCCGTCGAATCAGCCGCCGGTAGCGGCGTTCACGGCGTCCCGCAGAGGGCGGTCGTCCAACGTCGACCTGGATGCGTCCGCCGCGAGTGACCCCGACGGCACCATCGTCTCGTACGAGTGGTACGTCGGCAGTGACGGCGCCGTCGACTACACTGGCGACGCCGTCTCGGAGGCGAACGTACCGTCGGGGACGGCGGTGACGCTGGTGGTTACCGACGACGACAGCGCGACGGCGAGCGAAACGAAGACCGTCACCTAA